The following proteins are encoded in a genomic region of Arachis ipaensis cultivar K30076 chromosome B02, Araip1.1, whole genome shotgun sequence:
- the LOC110269232 gene encoding uncharacterized protein LOC110269232 — MNNSVPTSVSQDWSCANSTQPTINQRQQQIIQVTHGRTQKRQHDTTLPSSNTTPQAEDLMLEQDGSRKEKSKPRVRATTIDEFLKEDGIDVEIDELSSELSDDVGDSFPLDENYYSHVMEDIDDDEGEPKKKTRGKTTCKEIYARTMDQREEVIFNIGQPVGPTDQSVSNLTSFVSTIGRNKRFVSLLYTSWHAVTPKAKKFMWNYVNTNPDSGEKWVIQAIRDAWKWFKGKIKQKHFVPFDTIEDMSISEKNKKHKEQQKFPLRMGPINFGRVRVALRATKETNKEPKRFEMFLATRTSRKRNEVDQETQDAIDEFQNQQAAGETDEEAFESLFGKEQPGRVRCYERSVTRSDLKNHAEISELKQQHQEEVTSLKAELGDIKAKQQHQEVDLQGL, encoded by the exons ATGAATAATAGTGTGCCAACAAGTGTAAGCCAAGATTGGAGTTGTGCAAATTCTACTCAGCCCACAATCAACCAAAGGCAGCAGCAGATTATTCAAGTCACACATGGTAGAACTCAAAAAAGGCAACATGACACTACTTTACCGAGTTCAAACACTACCCCACAAGCTGAAGATTTAATGTTGGAGCAAGATGgatcaagaaaggaaaagagcaaGCCAAGGGTAAGGGCTACAACTATTGATGAATTTTTAAAAGAAGATGGGATAGATGTAGAAATTGACGAACTAAGCTCTGAACTAAGTGATGATGTGGGAGATAGCTTTCCACTTGATGAAAATTATTATTCACATGTGATGGAGGACATTGATGATGACGAAG GAGAGCCAAAGAAGAAAACCCGGGGAAAAACAACTTGCaaagagatttatgcaagaactaTGGATCAGCGGGAAgaagttatttttaatattggacaGCCAGTAGGACCAACCGATCAAAGTGTGTCTAATTTAACTAGTTTCGTAAGCACAATTGGTAGAAATAAAAGATTTGTGAGTCTTTTATACACTAGCTGGCATGCTGTAACTCCTAAAGCTAAGAAATTCATGTGGAACTATGTTAAT ACCAACCCAGATAGTGGAGAAAAGTGGGTGATCCAAGCAATTCGGGATGCTTGGAAGTGGTTCAAGGGAAAGATTAAGCAGAAGCACTTTGTTCCCTTTGATACCATCGAAGATATG TCAATAAGTgaaaaaaacaagaaacataaagaaCAGCAAAAGTTTCCACTTCGCATGGGGCCAATCAATTTCGGAAGAGTACGAGTGGCTCTG CGCGCGACAAAGGAAACAAATAAGGAACCAAAAAGGTTTGAAATGTTCCTTGCTACTCGAACAAGTCGGAAAAGGAATGAAGTTGATCAGGAAACACAAGATGCAATT GATGAATTCCAAAACCAGCAAGCTGCTGGTGAAACAGATGAGGAAGCTTTTGAGTCTTTATTTGGAAAAGAACAACCAGGTCGGGTTAGGTGCTATGAAAGATCTGTTACACGAAGTGACTTAAAAAACCATGCAGAAATTTCTGAACTCAAGCAACAACACCAAGAGGAAGTCACATCTTTGAAGGCTGAACTTGGAGACATAAAGGCCAAACAGCAGCACCAAGAGGTTGACCTTCAAGGATTGTGA